Sequence from the Paramisgurnus dabryanus chromosome 3, PD_genome_1.1, whole genome shotgun sequence genome:
GTTGAAGGTTATATGTGTTATTAATTAAAGGTAATGGAACCATCTTAGATTAATTTCTTTGGGAAAATAAGTTATGTGTAAAGCGATAGGAGAGATAATAGAAAAAATAGATATCTATTATTACGTTTAGCAGACACTAAATTTACAAGTGAGAGAGCATTTAATTACAGTTTTACATTAATTACACTTTAAGGAGTTTTCTCAGCCTTTTAAAAAGTGATGTTGGATTTGTATGTTAACTGTTTTTGGTTTTGCCGTCCTCCACGCGCTCACATATATTTTGACCCTCTACGGTGACCGTCGCACATCTCTTTTGCCCCGCCCATATCTACGTTACGCGCATGCGTGCTGTTGTCCGTACAGACTCGAACGATCGCAGACATGGCGGATCTCTCGCTGGATGAAGTAATTCGCCGTCGTAATTTTAACGTCAGGGGCTCCAGTAAGAGGTATTTCGGTCAACACACTTTAAACGGCATCTAGATGAAACGCAGTGATGTGTTTGAAGGTTTCTGTTCGCCCCCGACTCTTTATGTTAGCGTGCTTGTATGGAGTGTTGGTGCTGGACGCAATGTCCCGCCCTCTTCCGCAGCTGATTGGTTGAAAGAGCCGCGTTCGCGTCTAAACGTGTGTTCTCATTGGCTACATGCACTACTTATGGCGTTCAATGCGTTGGTTTTTTTTCGGCTGTTAATGCTAAACATTCCTTTCATTTCACTCCTTTCTGGATTTCAGTCAGTTTAAACTGAGACTAAAACAACTGATACAACTAAATGAGCACGTTCACGTAGTGCGtgtgtttatgtttgaaagGCAGAGTTGTTTTTTACCTGTcgtctttatttgttattaattAAAGGCTAGAAAACAAACTGTAGTTTGTATAATCACAGTCGTGGCTTTACGTTGTGTggtctgtttaacatttaatgACCATTAACTTTAATTTAGTTTAAGATTTACACGCGTGGTATCCGGGGAATGTGTGTTTCACAGCTACGGTCTTTTTCACGATATTATATTGATTTGTTAATTTTTGCAGTGAAGCAATTTAATTTAAAGAAAGTCTCAACATCTATATGTAAAGAGAAAGATGGAAAAGTTTTGCATGATAGCAGAGTTTACTATCTTACACTTTACTGCAACATTCACAATGTATGAATCTGTTTCCGTCCTACAGGCCCATGTATGGTAGAGGGGCGGGGTCAGTGGGCAGGGCCTTTGATGCCCGTCAGAAGATTGGAGCTGGTGATGTCAGACAGAGACTGGGAGTGGGTGGGGCTACAGGAGGTAAACACCCTAAGATTGACATTGagtgttttttttactaaactctATAAGTGGTTCAGCTTTTCTCATCCACCCGTCTGTCCAGGGTTTCAGGTGAAAGATGCAAGAGAGAAACTGGTACAGAAGGACGCCCGCTTCCGCATCCGGGGCAGAGGTGGGGCTGCAGGTGCGGTGCAGGACGCACGGCAGATGTTAAACTCCcgtaaacaacaacagcagcagACGCCTTTTACTGCGACGCAGTCACTGCCTCCCAAACCCACTGCCGCAGGAATACCACACATCCAAATCCACAACACCGGTCCAATCAGCACAGGCGCCAGGAACTTTCCCACCAGTCAGGGTCTGAACTCCAGAGTCGGTGTGGCTTTGCAGCCAGGAGGCGGGATTACAAAAGTAGTCGATGCACGTGATAGGTTGAGCTTGAAGAGAAGCATCCCGTCAACATCCAATCAGAGCACAGCACCTCTAAAGATCACCAAAACCATCCAGGTGAGCAATATTGAAAATAATATTGTCTAAATGGAGACACATCACTAAATACTCCTGTGAGAGATTACAGACTGTGATAAATGAAAACAGATTTGTCCAGAAATATCCAAACACTAGTTCTGTTTTTACTAAAGATGCATGTTGAATGTCTTTGTGTATTCAGCAGCAGAGGCCTGTGGGAATGACCAGTGGGATTCGAATTAATGTTCCTGCAGGAGACCCTCAGGTGAGGAAATTATATCAAAGTTTATAAGCACAgatttgaagaaaaaaacagaATGGGCTTTAACATAAAATGAGTTGTGAATGAAATGTGAAATCTTTATCCACATGAATATTTTACTAAAAACTGAAGCAGCGTTCAAGCTGTACAAGATTAAAATATAATTGCACAAATAACCTCACACAAAACATCATCATTGTATTGTCATTCCAAACTGAGTCTTAAAGAGGTCACTTTTGTCAGCCACACACTTGATCATCGATGTTTATTATTTCAGATACATAAGAATGAAACTGCAGTGATGATGTCTTTTAAggattaaatgtttatttttttatagtttttatcAAGAAGTTTAATGAAAGTAATTCAGTGATGTGTGCGGTCGACTAATGTATCTGATCATCTGTCTGTAGGGTGCGTCTGCTGCTCCTGCTCGTGATGATGACGACGGTGCTCTGATGACCAGTAAACAGATGAAGATCACTACAGCCAACAGCCTGCAGACACGATTGAGAACACACACACCTGTAAACAACatcacaatacacacacacacagttaaacacaaaatcatacacacacacacacacaatcttaTCCTAAGCAATAAacctctgtttgtctgtctttaGGTGGGGTCTGGCTCTCTGTCTCCTCCAATCACTAAAGTGGTGAAGAACGACTCTTACACGCCAGCATCGGTCTCTGTGCCGCCCTCTCGACCAGCCGCCCGCCCCTCAACACAAACCCTGCAGCCTGTTTCCAGGACAACAGTCACTACACAATCCACAGCGGGTCACAGTAGTGCTCCGACACCTGCGGCACAGGTAcatctctcatctgacacacaCACTTCCTGTTTCCCGAAAGAAATAGTTGTGTTGttattagggctgggcgataattcgataacgataattttaccgatataaactttttcgataaaacgataaggacagttcgataagtgatcgataatgtttaagcactgtgcgtaatgttgcgcgagcacttccggatgcggcacgcgctcttggtttacaatcacagtgacagtcagacttgaaggagtggaagatgaggcaagttatttatttattagtagagacctatgattttcgcgatgcggataacgcggacggaatcacggaatccaaatgcgcggaaacattttcttgtgtgtaatgttggacgcgcaaacagggttcgtcaaacacagcagacacaggtgcgtgcagtatactttactttcattcagcgtccgccttgcgcacgcacacgtccgcccagctttaaaagtatatttacaggacattcacaaattcaggaaactgaggaaaagcagcagatccaccactgcagtgaatatagtgtttgggtatgtgcgctcccacagcaaagtgacacccttgacatccatttatcagcgtgtatagctcgtatatgtataacacacgcgtgatcactgaactaagttttctttcttgtttaagtgaacataaacagctgttactcagtatattgaaacttaaagcagtctgtcttgggtcttaaagggacagtagtctgctgcttttgtgtcagaaatgtgttgatttcataacaaatagatttacatttaatacagatgcattaaaacaagattttagtttttgtatttgtcatgttctgaataaaaagtagtttaaaaccattattaactgtctggtttttacaattttcattcaggagcaaaaatctgcctttaaatttgacaggagtaaagatttgttatttatcatgataattatcgatatcgactgatatggaaaacattttctcgataattttttgagtcatatcgcccagccctagttgTTATTAATAGAGTTCAATGGTAACAATGACCATAGTTAGCCAATGATGCTTTTGGGAAGCTCagaaggaggctgatgagttaaatctggtgtttaaataaggagacatcttgTGTGGACCAGAGGTATCATTTATAAAACACTAAGACCATTTTATGCTTTCAAAGTGTGCGTACGCATATAAGGCAGATTTTAAAGCATAGGCATCTATATATAGACACAGATGAGCCCAGAATATGAACGCACATGTTtcatgttaactctttcaccgccagcgtttaaaaaaaaagttgccagccagcgccagcgtttttcatgattttcaccaaagtttaatgccttccagaaaatgttcttctttaaatatataaacatacaatataccaaatgaaagaacagaccctctgctttcaaacaaaaaaaaaaacgtttcatcctacctttagtggttcttttgcaatcagcttttgaatatgggtaggtttctgcaaaaacaccacattttgatcaaaaagcagagataattccatttttgtgacggacttttcatagagatcccattcagagcgatctttaaaacagacacggggacatgcagccgcttgccatagggcaatacttccgggtttaaaaagttgcggaagggcgccacctggtggataatagcggtattgcggaaagacggaaaatctggtcattggcggggaagcgttttctcttaattgacgagatatctcgtcaattatctcgtcaatggcggtgaaagagttaaaggagcggtgaatcaaatactcaattttaacttgatactttgttatataagaggtcatcatattTAAATGAAcgtcctgcaagtttcagaactgaaaacgtctgtgctactgaaatataacagttttattGTTATGACGTTATGAGTTTATGACGTCAAAGCAGAATTGAAACACCTCCCACAAGCCAAATACAACGATCACTTTTGTAGCCctgcccacagcttcgcgtgacacacgtgtgtctcaacaatcagtaaacatgtctttaaagattgccaaatgtaaccaaaatgacttttaaataagttttttcggagagacttttattttgacgcggtgatctgttatgatagagtAACCATGGAAACGAAAGTCTTGGGTTGTGGAAGAACTGCGTGGAaacaacacagaagctgaaTACTTTAATGCGGAGGCTCAGAacataacattaggaatgcgtggaTAAAGGTTGTTTTTGAAAAAGTTCCAGCTGGCATGGGGCGTGTTTGATTACTTTGTGTGCTgcggattcatttgtaaagaagtcgatgctggatttgcagagagactgtgattaaaagcaccactaatattggatctgacgaAAATGACACAGCACAATACACtatgggccagatttactaaacagggcaaattagcgcatgagcgcaattccaaaaatgcgctgatgggagtggtgatatctgcgggttatttactaaaaaagcgctaattaaataacacaggcgcaacagctgatttccataatgaccaaccaatctactaagagcagcgcaaattagcgcatggttgcaaataagcagagatgatgctcctgcaggtgcatgtgatatacaggccgataaataaaggcagagagacgcgtgaacttatctggtaaaatgatcctggaaatcctctcccttctaccatgcagtctctgatttctgcgatgtctcctcctagcaacaacaattgcagccatttcgagcgcaaaatgatttaagacatgctttttttcggcgttaaatagtcgcgcaaatgccatacataacacatgcgcaaacattagtaaatcgcgttgcgtgaatcatttaaatagcctcctcccaaaatgtttgcgtctgaaagggaaactcctagaaatgcatatgcaatcaggtcagtcgcaaaaagaactagaccacaccttttcagcgctaatgatccactgcgcgtctttagtaaattccgacatcgctatttaccgccaaaatgatggtttacgctggcgcaagcgcttagtaaatctggccctttaCGTCTAAACATGTATGTTTAActttttaatttactaaaaacattaaacgattaatgaaggtgcaacacttaacaatacgactGTAAATATAACGATAGAAATTTACAAAGTTAGTGAAAAACAAGGACTTACCAGCCgcaatttagattctgatgcccgcttAGTGTTTTGTATATGGTAATTTTAGGCAAGTTGCGTTTGAacggtcaaacactcaacaaagcttttttatcatataactgtggtatgtaacgttatgtgtatctaagagcaacctcacaagcacaatagaaatatacaaagttattgataagagcttatcagccgcagtttagattctgatgcgggcttactgtgttgtatatggtaatttagtcacgtcgatttaaaagttttgtttctactttactatacgtattgtcatttatgtgtatcatctttagaacccagaatcttttgtggctcaaacatatatgtgttcggctgctatttttacacattaatgtttttataacatttccccacatgtaatgacggggaatgaagccgtccaatcatagcagtgggcatttacgtccaggtcttcaatgcggcccgccccttcaaacgaagcttttctgcagagagccactaatccatgttacaaaatagcctattacttattgcttttgatgtttttgaatgtaaaaaccacgtgaacatcataagtagacatcagacaacagtataaaacaataaaatcgataaattcaccgcccctttaagtgttttcccataataaaacattattaaagACAATGTATTAGATGGCGTAGGCATAAGGCATTAAGAGAGTAAAATTAAAgtgatagtttggccaaaaataaaaattacccCACGATTTACTAACCCTTAAGGCGTTTGAGTTACGGGTGTTTTTACAGAAATAAGTCATGTgatacagaggtagtgataaacgcagTGTgcgttttaattttaattttgtggcgactgagaaataaatgaatgtatgggaatgtacaaagATGCTCTCACAGCAGAAGGCAGTGATTATAACGACACGCCTGTCGCCTACCGTTTTTcccggactataagtcacacttatttcatagtttggctggtcctgcgacttatagtcaggtgtgacttatatgtcaaaattaattcatactgagtAACATCaaccaaaagaaaacattaCCATCTACAGAGAGCGCTATATGTTGCTCCTGTAGCCTACCCCCTAAAAAACTTTTAACTAaatggttctcaactccagtcctcgggacccactgctctgcacattttggatGTCTCTCATATCTGAcacactcagttcagttcatggaatctatcctaacaagctgatgatcTGATTCAGGTgttgttaaataagggagacatgcacaatatgcagagcagtgggtcctGAGGACTGGAATTGAGAACCATTGAACTAAAACATTAACTTACAGACAACGGAGAAAgacttaaaaaacaaaatgccCCCAAAAAGAataatcattttctaaataaatgtgaCTTATAGTCCAGTGTTTTTTTTCCTCTTCATGACGCATTTTCTGACTGATGCGACtaatagtccggaaaatacagtataatccctcccactccgaagtctTACTAAACTCAATgtaaaagctaaccaagccaaagtgaggtgagctgacccgatcCCACCTAAACTGTgtgggtactatgcaatgaaattggAATCTAGAGCCATTAGGCTGTGTCTGAATCAGCTCTGGAGGAAGTAAATCAATCAGTATATGGTGTATGCAGGTTCAGGCACTGACCCTACTgtagctcacttcacattgggacactgttcacttattttcctgtgacgtggctgctTAAACATGTTGTGATCATTCACAGGTGTTATTCATTAGCAatcggcaaaaccaacatctctctgactttaATATTAAACGCGTGTTACAGTATATTATCTGTTGGAGAGCTTCATGAAAGGTTGTGTGATTTCTGGGAAGGGGACCATCGATGCTCACTGTTTTATCATGTATTGTGGGAATTTTAAGGGAATGAATGTTCCAATGCACTGAAAGGATTTTGCGATTGCGACAGCCCTTAATGTGCCAAGACTACTGAACAAGAGAGCAGATTGAGACGCAGCCAAAGACTCCTCTGCATTCAGGAGGGAGAATCAGCTGTACGCACTTTTCATAGTGACGTATGACGAATGTGGAGGGTTAAGGCACGAAGCAGGGAGCAAAACAACCTCCCCATACGTCATACATCACTACGAAAAGTGTTTATACGATCTGGACCCTATTTTCATCCATTATAAAGATTGGATAGAGCTaggacattttcaaaaatatctccaTGATCTTGAATGACCTTGAGGGAGAGTAAATCAGAGTAATTTTTAGCTTTGGTTCAACTATCACTTTAAAAGACAATTCAGTTCACACCTTAAATCTACTGTGTACAGGCGAACAGATGAGACCAGAGTTTATATTCATTCTGAGTCCATACGATGATCACTTATCTACGccaaatttatttaatataaatcaCGATGTATGTATGGAAAATTTCATTCCCTATTTCATGTTTACaacacactttataaatgagaaacactgctgtagagacaacatttaataaaacaaacagCTGATCCTCACTTTAACACACGTGTCTTGATTTACACACAGCATAATGTATGTGACAGTATATGTGTCAGTCAgttaatgtgtttgtgtgtttgtgtttcagccgGTCTTCAGTCCACTGGAGGGCACAAAGATCACAGTAAATAATCTTCATCCTCGTGTTACAGAGGAGGACATAGTGGTGAgtcacacacagagacacacagagacacacacacacacagacacacacacacacacacacacagagacacacacacattcataaaCACATCTCAcctggtttgtgtgtttgtttgtgcagGAGTTGTTTTGTGTATGCGGCGCTCTGAAACGAGCACGGTT
This genomic interval carries:
- the poldip3 gene encoding polymerase delta-interacting protein 3 isoform X2, whose product is MADLSLDEVIRRRNFNVRGSSKRPMYGRGAGSVGRAFDARQKIGAGDVRQRLGVGGATGGFQVKDAREKLVQKDARFRIRGRGGAAGAVQDARQMLNSRKQQQQQTPFTATQSLPPKPTAAGIPHIQIHNTGPISTGARNFPTSQGLNSRVGVALQPGGGITKVVDARDRLSLKRSIPSTSNQSTAPLKITKTIQQRPVGMTSGIRINVPAGDPQGASAAPARDDDDGALMTSKQMKITTANSLQTRLRTHTPVGSGSLSPPITKVVKNDSYTPASVSVPPSRPAARPSTQTLQPVSRTTVTTQSTAGHSSAPTPAAQPVFSPLEGTKITVNNLHPRVTEEDIVELFCVCGALKRARLVKVGVAEVVFVRKDDAVSAYRKYNNRCLDGQPMKCNLHIQGNIITSEQPILLRLSDSPGALGSGQKEGSSRSGTRSASTSDVDPQTVLKALFKSSSQQPNTSETSGSTAFRIKI
- the poldip3 gene encoding polymerase delta-interacting protein 3 isoform X1, with product MADLSLDEVIRRRNFNVRGSSKRPMYGRGAGSVGRAFDARQKIGAGDVRQRLGVGGATGGFQVKDAREKLVQKDARFRIRGRGGAAGAVQDARQMLNSRKQQQQQTPFTATQSLPPKPTAAGIPHIQIHNTGPISTGARNFPTSQGLNSRVGVALQPGGGITKVVDARDRLSLKRSIPSTSNQSTAPLKITKTIQQQRPVGMTSGIRINVPAGDPQGASAAPARDDDDGALMTSKQMKITTANSLQTRLRTHTPVGSGSLSPPITKVVKNDSYTPASVSVPPSRPAARPSTQTLQPVSRTTVTTQSTAGHSSAPTPAAQPVFSPLEGTKITVNNLHPRVTEEDIVELFCVCGALKRARLVKVGVAEVVFVRKDDAVSAYRKYNNRCLDGQPMKCNLHIQGNIITSEQPILLRLSDSPGALGSGQKEGSSRSGTRSASTSDVDPQTVLKALFKSSSQQPNTSETSGSTAFRIKI
- the poldip3 gene encoding polymerase delta-interacting protein 3 isoform X3, which translates into the protein MRVCAQRWPMYGRGAGSVGRAFDARQKIGAGDVRQRLGVGGATGGFQVKDAREKLVQKDARFRIRGRGGAAGAVQDARQMLNSRKQQQQQTPFTATQSLPPKPTAAGIPHIQIHNTGPISTGARNFPTSQGLNSRVGVALQPGGGITKVVDARDRLSLKRSIPSTSNQSTAPLKITKTIQQQRPVGMTSGIRINVPAGDPQGASAAPARDDDDGALMTSKQMKITTANSLQTRLRTHTPVGSGSLSPPITKVVKNDSYTPASVSVPPSRPAARPSTQTLQPVSRTTVTTQSTAGHSSAPTPAAQPVFSPLEGTKITVNNLHPRVTEEDIVELFCVCGALKRARLVKVGVAEVVFVRKDDAVSAYRKYNNRCLDGQPMKCNLHIQGNIITSEQPILLRLSDSPGALGSGQKEGSSRSGTRSASTSDVDPQTVLKALFKSSSQQPNTSETSGSTAFRIKI